The genomic window cctaacctaacctaacctaacctaacctaacctaacctaacctaacctaacctaacctaacctaacctaacctaacctaacctaacctaacctaacctaacctaacctaacctaacctaacctaacctaacctaacctaacctaacctaacctaacctaacctaacctaacctaacctaacctaacctaacctaacctaacctaacctaacctaacctaacctaacctaacctaacctaacctaacctaacctaacctaacctaacctaacctaacctaacctaacctaacctaacctaacctaacctaacctaacctaacctaacctaacctaacctaacctaacctaacctaacctaacctaacctaacctaacctaacctaacctaacctaacctaacctaacctaacctaacctaacctaacctaacctaacctaacctaacctaacctaacctaacctaacctaacctaacctaacctaacctaacctaacctaacctaacctaacctaacctaacctaacctaacctaacctaacctaacctaacctggTTAACAATGCACTGACATGCCACTACTTTCCAAAATCTGGAAGGAGGCAACGGTGGTGGCACTAAGGAAGCCAGGCAAAGACTCGTACAGCGTACCAAAGTCCTACAGGCCGATTGGGCTCTTGCCTGTATTAGGGAAGGAGTACGAGAAGATGCTGGTCGCCTCGCCTTAGGTTCTATTTGCTTCCCAGGATCAGTACTCGCCAATACGGCTTTATGCCGCAAAGGAGCACAGAGGACTCCCTCTACACCATGGTGCAACACATCCGCAAGAAGTTGacacaaaagaaaattgttactCTTGTGTCACTAGACATAGAGGGAGCCTTTGACAGTGCGTGGTGGCCTGCCATCAAAGTCCGATTGGCTGAGGAAAAGTGCCCTGTAAACTTGAGACGAGTGGTCAGTAGTTACCTCAGTGACAGGACTGTTAGCGTGAGGTACTTGGGTGAGGAGTGCAAAAAATCGACGAGCAAGGGTTGCGTCCAGGGATCCATTGCGGGTCCACTCTTCTGGAACCTCCTACTGGACCCCCTCTTGAAGGAGCTCGACACTGGGGGCAACTACTGCCAAGCATTCGCCGACGACGTTGTCCTGATTTTCGACGGCGAAACGGCGGCAGAGATAGAGGGACGAGCCAATGCCGCTCTCGAACATGTTCGAGCATGGGGTGTCAGAAACAAGCTAAAATTCGCACCGCACAAAACCTGCGCAATGGTCTTAACACGAAAGCTAAAGTATGACACTCCGCGCTTGAGCATGGGGGGGATCGACATTGGAACGTCCCGCGACGTCAAAATATTAGGCCTCACAATCGACGACAAACTCACCTTCAACAAACACATAGCTATCGCTTGTAAAAAGGCGATAGCTATGTACAAACAACTGGCCAGGGCAGCTCGAGCTAGTTGGGGTCTACAGCCGGAAATCATCAGGACCATCTACACGGCAGCAGTAGAGCCCACGATACTGTACGCAGCGAGTGCATGGGCGCCAGCCGCAAACAAATTAGGGGTCCAAAAACAGCTTAACGTGGTCCAAAGAGGGTTTGCGCAAAAGTTGTGCAAAGCCTACCGCACGGTCTCCCTAAACTCGGCACTGTTGCTCGCTGGGATACTCCCTCTAGACATTCGGATAAGGGAAGCTGCTTCACTTTACGAAGCGAAGGGGGGAGTGCCCCAGCCAACACTGGGAGATAGGGAGATCGAGCGGATGGCCTCAGCCCTTGAAGCCCCTCACCCCGCAGAATTGGTGACACTGCAGTACAACAGCATAGTGGACGACGAAGAGTACAGAAACCGGAGGGAGGAGTTTGCTGTGCGTATTTTTACCGACGGCAGTAAGATACAGGGCAAGGTCGGCGCGGCGCTATCTTTGTGGGATAGTACCACCGAAACAAAGGCTCTCAAACTTACCTTGCCGTCATACTGCACCGTCTACCAGGCTGAATTGTTGGCGCTGCAGAAAGCGGCAACTGAAGCGCTCAAACGCCGGGAAAACACATTCGGCATCTTCAGCGACTCTATGGCGGCCCTGCAGACAGTCGCTAACGTCAGTGCCCCCCATCCTCTAGCAGTGGAAACAAGGGACACCATACGCCGCTGCAAGCTCCAGAACAAGAGTGTCTCCTTGTTCTGGATAAAGGCCCACGCAGGATTGGAGGGCAATGAGCGAGCTGATCAACTCGCAAAGGAAGCCGCCCTAAAGTCGAAGAAGAAGCCGGACTACGACCTATGCCCCATCTCATTCGTCAAGCGGCAGATACGTATGAGGTCGCTTGACGAATGGAATGGGAAATATAAAGCCGGAGAAACAGCCTCCGGCACTAAACTGTTTTTCCCCGACGCAATATCCGCGTACGGCATCGTGAGGAAAATTGACCTCACGTACATAAGGACACAAATCTTCACTGGGCACGGTGGATTCTCCTCATATCTGACACGATTTAAATGTAAGGAGAATTCATCGTGCGCCTGTGAACCTGGAGTCGAGGAAACCGTTGCCCACATCCTCCTGGAGTGCCCAATTACAGAGAGAGCACGTTTTGAGACGGAGCAAGAGTTAACAATGAGCCTTACAGCAACAAACCTCCCATTTCTAATGAGAGATAAAAAAGACCGGCCGAAATTTTTAGATTATTGCGAAAAAATAGTTAGTTTAGTAATAAGTAGAAATAAGTTGTAAATATGGATACTTACCTGTATATTGAGTATATAGTTTAAGTACCAATaaacggaaaaaaaaaaaaaaaaaaaaaaaaaaaaaaaaaaaaaaaaaaaaaaaaaaaaaaaaaaaaatagtaaagaaagaaatatttatgaaacacTGGGCCATGTGCACTGCTTACCTGTAAATCATACTAGAGAAAAGAAAACACCATAGACATTATTTATAAGTTCAAACATGTTAGTTAAGTAAATGTGTGTATGatgttaattaaacaaatcgCAATAAAGAGCTCTGACAACGTTAGAGGACAACTTGCGaggcaggagtgggttttagccggtaagagtccggcactacccctcggggtggtccatgaggatttcccactctgccacaacaaaaaaaaaaaaaaaaaaaaaaacctaacctaacctaaccggataactttttcaaaaggagaccgattttgatgcggttttttgcgtataatagctacaacaggcttgtaagcacgcgataacccttcaaacgcgacatcgaagcggtgtgacccgattttttgacacccccacccttctcgacctgtaaaaaacacaaaattaattatttatcaaaattctgactagattttttcattgtaaaaattttattaaatacttaccactccgacctgtcttcctgactgcattttgcacgattttgggtaggtttggacgtcgaaattaaatattttctattaaaaaacactaaattttacagtttttcgaccaaaattttcaaaatttctaggaaagcctattctagtttctggacagctggctggggctcgccgagacgcgtcttttgacgtatcgcacgtccctctacgccgcaccaaacgtcaaaaaattcgcgaaacatccgtttccatacaaatagtagacgcccaaaatccacctaaggccctataaaaacactagtactcctgataactttttcaaaaggagaccgattttgatgcggttttttgcgtataatagctacaacaggcttgtaagcacgcgataacccttcaaacgcgacatcgaagcggtgtgacccgattttttgacacccccacccttctcgacctgtaaaaaacacaaaattaattatttatcaaaattctgactagattttttcattgtaaaaattttattaaatacttaccactccgacctgtcttcctgactgcattttgcacgattttgggtaggtttggacgtcgaaattaaatattttctattaaaaaacactaaattttacagtttttcgaccaaaattttcaaaatttctaggaaagcctattctagtttctggacagctggctggggctcgccgagacgcgtcttttgacgtatcgcacgtccctctacgccgcaccaaacgtcaaaaaattcgcgaaacatccgtttccatacaaatagtagacgcccaaaatccacctaaggccctataaaaacactagtactcctgataactttttcaaaaggagaccgattttgatgcggttttttgcgtataatagctacaacaggcttgtaagcacgcgataacccttcaaacgcgacatcgaagcggtgtgacccgattttttgacacccccacccttctcgacctgtaaaaaacacaaaattaattatttatcaaaattctgactagattttttcattgtaaaaattttattaaatacttaccactccgacctgtcttcctgactgcattttgcacgattttgggtaggtttggacgtcgaaattaaatattttctattaaaaaacactaaattttacagtttttcgaccaaaattttcaaaatttctaggaaagcctattctagtttctggacagctggctggggctcgccgagacgcgtcttttgacgtatcgcacgtccctctacgccgcaccaaacgtcaaaaaattcgcgaaacatccgtttccatacaaatagtagacgcccaaaatccacctaaggccctataaaaacactagtactcctgataactttttcaaaaggagaccgattttgatgcggttttttgcgtataatagctacaacaggcttgtaagcacgcgataacccttcaaacgcgacatcgaagcggtgtgacccgattttttgacacccccacccttctcgacctgtaaaaaacacaaaattaattatttatcaaaattctgactagattttttcattgtaaaaattttattaaatacttaccactccgacctgtcttcctgactgcattttgcacgattttgggtaggtttggacgtcgaaattaaatattttctattaaaaaacactaaattttacagtttttcgaccaaaattttcaaaatttctaggaaagcctattctagtttctggacagctggctggggctcgccgagacgcgtcttttgacgtatcgcacgtccctctacgccgcaccaaacgtcaaaaaattcgcgaaacatccgtttccatacaaatagtagacgcccaaaatccacctaaggccctataaaaacactagtactcctgataactttttcaaaaggagaccgattttgatgcggttttttgcgtataatagctacaacaggcttgtaagcacgcgataacccttcaaacgcgacatcgaagcggtgtgacccgattttttgacacccccacccttctcgacctgtaaaaaacacaaaattaattatttatcaaaattctgactagattttttcattgtaaaaattttattaaatacttaccactccgacctgtcttcctgactgcattttgcacgattttgggtaggtttggacgtcgaaattaaatattttctattaaaaaacactaaattttacagtttttcgaccaaaattttcaaaatttctaggaaagcctattctagtttctggacagctggctggggctcgccgagacgcgtcttttgacgtatcgcacgtccctctacgccgcaccaaacgtcaaaaaattcgcgaaacatccgtttccatacaaatagtagacgcccaaaatccacctaaggccctataaaaacactagtactcctgataactttttcaaaaggagaccgattttgatgcggttttttgcgtataatagctacaacaggcttgtaagcacgcgataacccttcaaacgcgacatcgaagcggtgtgacccgattttttgacacccccacccttctcgacctgtaaaaaacacaaaattaattatttatcaaaattctgactagattttttcattgtaaaaattttattaaatacttaccactccgacctgtcttcctgactgcattttgcacgattttgggtaggtttggacgtcgaaattaaatattttctattaaaaaacactaaattttacagtttttcgaccaaaattttcaaaatttctaggaaagcctattctagtttctggacagctggctggggctcgccgagacgcgtcttttgacgtatcgcacgtccctctacgccgcaccaaacgtcaaaaaattcgcgaaacatccgtttccatacaaatagtagacgcccaaaatccacctaaggccctataaaaacactagtactcctgataactttttcaaaaggagaccgattttgatgcggttttttgcgtataatagctacaacaggcttgtaagcacgcgataacccttcaaacgcgacatcgaagcggtgtgacccgattttttgacacccccacccttctcgacctgtaaaaaacacaaaattaattatttatcaaaattctgactagattttttcattgtaaaaattttattaaatacttaccactccgacctgtcttcctgactgcattttgcacgattttgggtaggtttggacgtcgaaattaaatattttctattaaaaaacactaaattttacagtttttcgaccaaaattttcaaaatttctaggaaagcctattctagtttctggacagctggctggggctcgccgagacgcgtcttttgacgtatcgcacgtccctctacgccgcaccaaacgtcaaaaaatgccccacccacccgccctttagTCGCAAGTAAGAGCGTgaaaaatttactataggaaaggaAAGGACTTTGGGACAAATTtctcgaaatatattttttgacggatttGGCATTCAAGCCATACTCCCTTTCGGAAAATACTAATTTTGGTGTAATCGGGGCTCCTAAACTCGAATAAATCGACTTTTTGTGCAGGTTTTAGGGCCAATCCAAGCAGGAaaaagttatcatttatttagtgGCTCTCAACCCCACAAATTGACTGGGGACCAACCCCCtgacaaaatattacttaacgCCGTGCAACGAGTCTTTTGACCGCTGCACCTAGctttagaatatatttaaaaattaaagtttgaaaaatatagaCCTGGTTATTGccacaattattataatatatactttatgACTATTGCTGACGAATATTGATTTAcattattactttctttattatttGACTTATCCCCCCTTTACAGGGATTTAATTCATTGTATTTACCCTTCCCCTGACCATGTTCGGCATGAGAACTCCAGTGGCGAAGAAGCTCAAGGCCAGAGTAGAGAGGTCGGAATCGGGAAGCTCAATAGTAGCTGAGGCAGGACCATCAGTTTGTCACAGTCCTGAAGAGCGGGAGGCTGAGATAGTCAGCGAGGCCCGCCCTCAGAAAACACCTTCACCTCAGCCAAAGTCCCCGAAAAGATCTCCACCTAAGCTCAGGCCCAAAACAATCCTCCCACAAGAGTCACGGCCAGAGCAAACAATAATCCTGTCATCGCCACCTTCTCAAACAACACTGCCAACTCGGTACATGAACAGGATGACCGAAGCCAAAGCCTGCCTCTCAAAAGTAAAAATGCAGGTGGTGAGCTCTCGTAACTTAAAAAAGGAAATCGCCTATGAGATCACCAAGGCAGCCGAGAGACTCTACCACCTCGTCAAGGAGGCAGGGGCAGATAAGGAAACAAGTGCCGAGTTGGAAAATACAACGGAATCCATCCCACCTCAACAGACTCCTCGCCAGGAATTTCCGACAGAGCTTGTGAATCAGCTCATGGATTCGCTCCAGAGCCACAACCGTGCCCTGGAGGACTGCAAACAGCACACGCAGGCTCTGTCGGAACAACTTAAAGAGGCGCCACGCTACGTGGCTGGCCAGGGACCGACGTTCGCAGAGATCGCCGCAACCTCAAAAATACAATTCCGAGAGCCACTGCACTCGGTGATCGTGTCATCCACCAGTGATCAAGACACCGGTGAAGTGGTCATCGAGAAGCTGAGGACGGCGGTCGATGCAAAAAATGAGGGCACGAGGGTCGAACGGCTGAGGAAGGCAAGGGACCGGAAGGTAGTTGTGGGCTTTGGATCCCGGGAGGAAATGACTAGGGCGACGGAGAGGATCAAGAGAGCGGGTAACCTGATGGTGGAAGAAGTGAAGAACAAGGACCCGCTCATAATCATCAAGGACGTCCTCTCCTGTCACTCGGACGAGGAGGTCATCCAGGCAATAAAATGCCAAAATCACCATCTGATTGGGGACGTACCTGCAGAGGATGCTAGAATGGGCATCAAATACCGTCGCAGGACGAGAAATCCCCACACGTGCCACATCATTCTGCAGGTGTCCCCAGCGTTATGGCAGAGGCTGACATCGGCGGGAAGACTACACATCGACCTGCAGAGGGTACGTGTACTGGACCAGTCACCTCTGGTGCAGTGCACGCGCTGCCTGCGCTATGGTCATACCCGGAAGATGTGCACGGAAACAGCCGATGTCTGCATTCATTGCGGAGACCTCCACCTCCGAGCAGACTGCCCCTCCAGGCAAGCAGCCGAACCTCCCAAATGCCGCAACTGCCTTCTGGCGAAAATGCCCAAGGTCGATCACAATGCCTTCGACAGCGAGTGCCCCGTCCGGTTGAAGTGGGATGCACTATCCCGTCTGTCAGTCGCCTACTGCTAAGGTTGAGCCTACCGCACCCGGAATCAGCCAGCCAGCTATTCGACCCCGATCTGACCCAGAGTACTCGGTAATTCAAACCAATCTCCAGAGGAAGAACCTAGCCACGCAAGAACTGCTCATAGAGGCTGGCGATAGGAAAGTTGCTCTGGCGTTGCTCCAGGAGCCGTATGTGGGCGGGATCCGGAAGATGCGAGACTACCACGGAGTTAGAATCTTCCAGAGCGCCGACCAAGGAGAAGGAACTGTAAAGTCGGCAATAGCCGTCTTCAATCATGACCTAGACGTACTACAGTGTCCAGAACTTACCACCAACAACATCACGGTGGTAAGGATCCGTACTCGCGCCTGGGAGATTGCGGTAGTCTCGTTCTACTTTGAACCGGACCAGCCCATAGAGCCATACTTGGAGCAACTAAGGCGGATCCGAGAGGAAATGGGTCATCTAAATATAATAGTCGGGGGCGATGCGAATGCAAAGAGCACCTGGTGGGGTAGCTCAATCATCGATGGCAGGGGGGAAGAAGTTGCTGGCAGCTTCGAGGACATGGGCTTGCAGGTACTCAACACCGGTAATACTCCGACCTTCGACACCATCAGAGGAGGAAAGCAATTCACCAGCTTTGTTGACCTCACAGCCTGCTCTGAAGGACTCCTCGGTCTTATCGAGGACTGGAGAGTCGAGAGTGGCATCACGAGCTCGGACCACAACGGTAttgtgttcaaaataaaattagaaaaatccAAAGGCATTAACATCAACAGGCAAACAAGAATTTATAACACTAAAAAAGCCAATTGGAGACAATTTCGTGAGAAATTGGCCCAATTGGAAGAAGAGCATAAAATCAATAGTAtagaaattaacaaaattaataacgtaATATCTTTAGACCAgttcattcaaaattatattaacaacATCGTAAAAGCAAGTCAGGATACAAtacccaaaattaaaaataatagtttagtaAACTTACCGTGGTGGTCAACCGAGCTCGTCGAGATGAAGAAAGAGGTCAACACCAAGAAACACCGCATACGTTGCGCTGCACCGATCCGGAGACAAAAGGTCGTTGATGAGTACCTgcaagcaaaagaaaaatatgagctCGAAGCCAAAAAGGCACAGGTGCAGAGTTGGAAGGGGTTCTGCGAGAAACAGGATAGGGAGGGCGTATGGGAGGGGATTTATAGAGTCATCGGTCGCACCACTAGGAGATGTGAGGATCTGCCTTTGGTCAAGGACGGATTGCCACTGAACCCAGAAAACTCCGCGCGGCTCCTGGCGGAGACCTTCTACCCTGTGGACTCGGAAAAGGGTGAAACCGAGGACCACCGCCGTATTCGTGAAGCTGCCGATCGTGCAAACGTGTGGTCGCATGATGAACACCATGACCCACCGTTCACGCTACAGGAACTAAAAAAGGCGGTGGATAGCTTCAACCCGAAAAAAGCTCCTGGGGCAGATGGTCTCACTGCCGATATCTGCGCTCAAGCCATCTTCCGCGATCCGGGGATCTTCCTCGCACTGGCCAATAAATGTCTGGAGCAGGGACACttccccggagcctggaaggaggCCACAGTGGTGATCCTCCGAAAGCCAGGGAAGGACACCTACACCGCCCCGAAGTCGTACAGGCCCATCGGCCTATTACCTGTCCTGGGAAAAATCCTGGAAAAGTTGATGGTAGCTCGTCTTAAATGGTACCTAATCCCGCGGCTTAGTACTCGCCAGTTTGGCTTCATGCCACAAAAAAGCACCGAGGACTCCCTCTACACCATGATACAACACATCAAGGAGaaattaaatgacaaaaaactgATCACTGTTGTCTCCCTTGATATAGAGGGAGCCTTCGATAGCGCATGGTGGCCGGCCATCAGGACCAGACTGGCTGAGGAAAAGTGCCCGGTGAACATAAGAAGGATGATAGACAGCTACCTCAACGACAGGTGTGTCCGGGTCAGATATGCTGGGGTGGAGTGCCGCAGGGACACAAACAAGGGGTGTGTGCAAGGGTCGATCGGAGGCCCAATCCTTTGGAATCTGGTGCTGGATCCCTTGCTCAAAGGTCTCGAACAGCGAGGCGACTACTGTCAGGCGTTTGCAGACGATGTCGTCCTCATTTTCAGCGGGGATACAGCACTCGAAATCCAAAGACGTGCTAATGCCGCCCTCGAGTATGTTCGGGGGTGGGGCATCAGAAATAAGCTGAAATTTGCGCCACACAAAACATGCGCCATGGTCGTAACCAGGAAGCTAAAGTACGATGTCCCCCTCCTGAGCATGGGCGGGGTCGCCATTGGCATGTCCGAAGAAATCAAGATATTAGGGCTTACCGTGGACCACAAGCTCACCTTCAACACGCACGTCGCAAATGTTTGTAAGAAAGCCATCAACATCTACAAACAATTGGCCAGAGCGGCAAAGGTGAGCTGGGGTCTACACCCCGAGGTGATCCGCAGCATATACATGGCGGCGGTGGAGCCGGTGATCCTCTACGCGGCCAGTGCCTGGGCGCCAGCAGCCAGGAAAGTCGGTGTGCAAAAGCACCTAAACTCAGTCCAGCGAGGATTCGCCCAGAAGCTGTGTGGAGCCTACCGCACCGTCTCACTGCATTCGGCACTTGTGCTGGCGGGGTTGCTCCCACTCGACCTTAGAATACAGGAAGCAGCCGCgctgtatgaaatgaaaaaggGAGTGACCTCGCTGGCTGGTCGTGAGGTGGAACGGGTGGTAGCGTTCGCAGATACGCCGCACCCGGCGAAACATACGGCCATGGGGTTCGTGAGTTTGGTAGACCAGTCACATGTGGAAACCCACAACAGCCAGGAGATACGGTTCttcacagacggcagcaagatCGAGGGCAAGGTCGGCGCAGCACTCTCCCTTTGGGATAGAGAGGCCGAGATCAAGTCCTCGAAACTCAGTCTGCCGTCTTGCTGTACTGTCTACCAGGCAgaactcctggccatatgcGTAGCCACCAGGCATATACTGCGGCGCCGGGAGGGCACTTTTGGCATATACAGCGACTCGAAAGCAGCCCTGCAAACGGTCACCAACCAGAGTGCCCTCCACGCCCTGGCAGTGGAAGCAAGGGCGAACCTCAGCGAGGCTTTATCCCAGGGCAAAGTTACATCCTTGTTCTGGGTAAAGGCACACGCTGGACTGGAGGGAAATGAGCGCGCCGACCACCTGGCCAAGGAAGCGGCTTTAAAGAACAAAACCAGGCCAGATTACGACCTCTGCCCGGTTTCATTCGTCAAGCGGCAGATCCGATTGGAGTCGCTGGGCGAATGGAATCGGAGATACGGAAACGGAGCGACAGCGGGGGTCACAAAGATCTTCTTGCCGGACGCTGCGGACGCGTACAGGATCGTCAGAAAAATTCTGCCACGTGGGGTAATAACACAAGTGCTGACGGGGCACGGCGGGTTCTCCGAATActtgcaccgcttcaagtgtaAGGAGAACCCATCGTGCATCTGCGACCCCAGTGCGATCGAGTCTGTCCCCCATATCATCCTAGAATGCCCTATCTTCTCGCGAGAACGGTGGACACTGGAACAGGAGTTAGACATAGAGCTGAGCCTACAAAATATTAGCCACATAATGAATAAACGGAAAGTTCGAGAAAAATTTTTAGAGTATGCCGAAACAATTGCAAATAAAATCATACGTAGGAACAAAGAAGCCTGACCCATGCTTCCACCTTATTAGAAGTAATATGGCCTGGTAAGCATGGGGTACACAATAAGATCGCCAACTTATTACATATGCATATAAACACAAATttactttttacattattatattattttaaattatttattttatacaattatacacaaatatttaccattttatttatacaactatatacaaaaatttataATCTATTATATACAAATAATGAAACTATACTATAAACAACTATACACAAAACTGACACtgtattatatacaaaactgAGATGTTATTATGCATAAAAACTGGGACTATATGATATCTACAGAATACACATGAACTACTTCATAAAGCTATATACaactttgtaaatatatatcaatatttattatatataaatatatattaaatacgaTCTAAGATTCCACGTATCACCAAATAATAACCTAAGATAAAACATAAGACAAAAAGACTTAACAGGTCCCTGATCACGTCAGGGGAACAAGggacggcaggagtgggttttagccggtaagagtccggcactacccctcggggtgtccatgaggatttcccactcctgccacaaaaaaaaaaaaaaaaaaaaaaaaaaaaaaaaaacctaacctaacctaacctaacctaacctaacctaacctaacctaacctaacctaaccttttttttttttttttttttttttttcctcggggggaaatcctcatggacttcctc from Helicoverpa zea isolate HzStark_Cry1AcR chromosome 20, ilHelZeax1.1, whole genome shotgun sequence includes these protein-coding regions:
- the LOC124640018 gene encoding uncharacterized protein LOC124640018, with protein sequence MPQRSTEDSLYTMVQHIRKKLTQKKIVTLVSLDIEGAFDSAWWPAIKVRLAEEKCPVNLRRVVSSYLSDRTVSVRYLGEECKKSTSKGCVQGSIAGPLFWNLLLDPLLKELDTGGNYCQAFADDVVLIFDGETAAEIEGRANAALEHVRAWGVRNKLKFAPHKTCAMVLTRKLKYDTPRLSMGGIDIGTSRDVKILGLTIDDKLTFNKHIAIACKKAIAMYKQLARAARASWGLQPEIIRTIYTAAVEPTILYAASAWAPAANKLGVQKQLNVVQRGFAQKLCKAYRTVSLNSALLLAGILPLDIRIREAASLYEAKGGVPQPTLGDREIERMASALEAPHPAELVTLQYNSIVDDEEYRNRREEFAVRIFTDGSKIQGKVGAALSLWDSTTETKALKLTLPSYCTVYQAELLALQKAATEALKRRENTFGIFSDSMAALQTVANVSAPHPLAVETRDTIRRCKLQNKSVSLFWIKAHAGLEGNERADQLAKEAALKSKKKPDYDLCPISFVKRQIRMRSLDEWNGKYKAGETASGTKLFFPDAISAYGIVRKIDLTYIRTQIFTGHGGFSSYLTRFKCKENSSCACEPGVEETVAHILLECPITERARFETEQELTMSLTATNLPFLMRDKKDRPKFLDYCEKIVSLVISRNKL